A section of the Streptomyces sp. NBC_00178 genome encodes:
- a CDS encoding prephenate dehydrogenase produces MRTALVIGTGLVGTSAALALAGRGVQVHLVDRDPASAHTAAALGAGTAGPPEGPVDLAVIAVPPAHTASALAAAMRDGVARAYLDVASVKGGPRRELEALGVDLAPYIGTHPMAGKERSGPLAATADLFEGRPWVLTPTRDTDTEVLNLALELVALCRAVPVVMDADAHDRAVALVSHTPQLISSMVAARLEEADETAVRLCGQGIRDVTRIAASDPRMWVEILSANPGPVADVLAGVATDLEETVRALRGLQSADEDKRRSGTEGIEDVLRRGNAGRVRVPGKHGAAPASYEVVAVLISDRPGELAAIFADAGRAGVNIEDVRIEHATGQQAGLVQLMVEPSAAPSLSAALGERGWSIRP; encoded by the coding sequence GTGAGAACCGCCCTCGTCATCGGAACCGGCCTCGTCGGGACCTCCGCCGCCCTCGCCCTCGCGGGCCGAGGCGTCCAGGTGCACCTCGTCGACCGCGACCCGGCCTCCGCGCACACGGCGGCAGCCCTCGGCGCCGGTACGGCCGGACCGCCCGAGGGGCCCGTCGACCTCGCCGTCATCGCCGTGCCGCCCGCCCACACCGCCTCCGCGCTCGCCGCGGCCATGCGGGACGGAGTGGCCCGCGCCTATCTCGACGTCGCCAGCGTCAAGGGCGGCCCGCGCCGCGAGCTGGAGGCGCTCGGCGTCGACCTCGCTCCGTACATCGGCACGCATCCCATGGCCGGCAAGGAGCGCTCCGGTCCCCTCGCCGCCACCGCCGACCTCTTCGAGGGGCGCCCCTGGGTCCTCACCCCGACCCGGGACACCGACACCGAGGTCCTCAACCTCGCCCTGGAGCTGGTGGCGCTCTGCCGGGCCGTCCCGGTCGTCATGGACGCCGACGCCCACGACCGTGCCGTCGCCCTGGTCTCCCACACCCCGCAGCTGATCTCCTCGATGGTCGCCGCCCGGCTGGAGGAGGCCGACGAGACCGCCGTCCGCCTGTGCGGGCAGGGAATCAGGGACGTCACCAGGATCGCCGCGTCGGACCCCCGGATGTGGGTGGAGATCCTCTCCGCCAACCCCGGCCCGGTCGCCGACGTGCTGGCCGGGGTCGCCACCGACCTCGAGGAGACGGTCCGGGCACTGCGCGGACTGCAGTCCGCCGACGAGGACAAGCGCCGCTCGGGCACCGAGGGCATCGAGGACGTCCTGCGGCGCGGCAACGCCGGCCGGGTCAGGGTGCCCGGCAAGCACGGGGCCGCTCCGGCCTCGTACGAGGTCGTGGCCGTGCTCATCAGCGACCGGCCGGGGGAGCTGGCCGCGATCTTCGCCGACGCGGGCCGGGCCGGGGTCAACATCGAGGACGTCCGCATCGAGCACGCCACCGGCCAGCAGGCCGGCCTGGTCCAGCTCATGGTCGAGCCCAGCGCGGCACCCTCGCTGAGCGCCGCACTCGGCGAACGCGGCTGGTCGATCCGGCCCTGA
- the cmk gene encoding (d)CMP kinase: protein MSTTVETVSAAARTAPAAVIVAIDGPSGTGKSSTSKAVAAQLGLRYLDTGAQYRAITWWMLNNGIDVRDAAEVATASAKPVIVSGTDPSAPTITVDGEDASGPIRTQEVTSQVSAVSAVPEVRARITGLQRTIAAEAEGGIVVEGRDIGTTVLPDADIKIFLTASPEARAARRSGEVKGSDLTATKEALIKRDAADSGRKTSPLAKAGDAVEVDTTELTLAQVIECVVTLVGEKRAAK, encoded by the coding sequence GTGTCCACCACCGTGGAAACCGTAAGCGCCGCCGCCCGGACCGCCCCGGCCGCAGTGATCGTCGCCATCGACGGTCCCTCCGGCACAGGCAAGTCGAGCACGTCCAAGGCCGTCGCGGCCCAGCTCGGCCTGCGCTACCTGGACACCGGCGCCCAGTACCGCGCGATCACCTGGTGGATGCTGAACAACGGCATCGACGTCCGGGACGCGGCCGAGGTCGCCACGGCCTCCGCCAAGCCGGTCATCGTCTCGGGCACGGACCCGTCCGCCCCGACGATCACCGTCGACGGTGAGGACGCCTCCGGTCCGATCCGCACCCAGGAGGTCACCTCGCAGGTCAGCGCCGTCAGCGCGGTGCCCGAGGTGCGGGCGCGGATCACCGGGCTGCAGCGCACGATCGCGGCCGAGGCCGAGGGCGGCATCGTCGTGGAAGGCCGCGACATCGGCACCACGGTGCTGCCCGACGCCGACATCAAGATCTTCCTGACCGCTTCCCCCGAGGCGCGCGCCGCCCGTCGCAGCGGTGAGGTCAAGGGCTCCGACCTGACGGCCACCAAGGAGGCGCTGATCAAGCGGGACGCCGCCGACTCCGGCCGCAAGACCTCGCCGCTGGCCAAGGCCGGGGACGCCGTCGAGGTGGACACCACCGAGCTGACCCTCGCGCAGGTCATCGAGTGTGTGGTCACTCTCGTCGGGGAGAAGCGGGCGGCGAAGTGA
- a CDS encoding I78 family peptidase inhibitor yields MAPLPNASAQPDDNPESYVGLAAETADQQARARGWSTVRALPPGTVITMEFRGGRINFEVEDATVTRCWVG; encoded by the coding sequence ATGGCACCTCTACCCAACGCTTCCGCCCAGCCCGACGACAACCCCGAGTCCTACGTCGGCCTCGCCGCCGAGACCGCCGACCAGCAGGCCAGAGCGCGCGGCTGGAGCACCGTCAGGGCCCTCCCGCCGGGCACGGTCATCACCATGGAGTTCCGGGGCGGCCGCATCAACTTCGAGGTCGAGGACGCGACGGTGACCCGCTGCTGGGTGGGCTGA
- a CDS encoding Rieske (2Fe-2S) protein → MDARRRTVLGAGAAVLVTGCGSSGDGGGGGGDESSAPASAGGELARTSDIPVGGGTIFKDRKIVVTQPKAGEFKAFSAVCTHAGCIVATVADGTIDCACHGSRFAIEDGAVERGPATRPLPPERITVEGGAVRQV, encoded by the coding sequence ATGGACGCACGGCGAAGGACGGTCCTGGGCGCGGGGGCCGCGGTCCTGGTGACCGGCTGCGGCTCCTCCGGGGACGGGGGCGGCGGTGGCGGCGACGAGAGCTCGGCGCCCGCGTCCGCGGGAGGCGAGCTGGCCCGGACCTCGGACATCCCCGTCGGCGGCGGCACGATCTTCAAGGACCGCAAGATCGTGGTCACCCAGCCGAAGGCGGGCGAGTTCAAGGCCTTCTCCGCGGTGTGCACGCATGCGGGCTGCATCGTCGCGACGGTGGCGGACGGCACCATCGACTGCGCGTGCCACGGGAGCCGGTTCGCCATCGAGGACGGGGCGGTCGAGCGGGGCCCGGCGACACGGCCGCTCCCCCCGGAGCGGATCACCGTCGAGGGCGGTGCCGTCCGGCAGGTCTGA
- a CDS encoding lysophospholipid acyltransferase family protein, producing MTAATVAPTPRGAAVGRGIGIGLMYGLFRPRVLGAWRVPASGPVILAVNHAHNLDGPMLMGTAPRPVHFLIKKEAFVGPLDPFLRGIGQLKVDRTTVDRTAITQALGVLADGGALGIFPEGTRGEGDFASLRAGLAYFAVRGGAPIVPVAVLGSTEARGRLIPALPPLRSRVDVVFGDAFRAGDGSGRRTRKALDEATVRIQAELTAHLGNARRLTGRL from the coding sequence GTGACCGCAGCCACCGTCGCACCCACGCCGCGTGGAGCGGCCGTCGGGCGCGGTATCGGCATCGGGCTCATGTACGGGCTGTTCAGGCCCCGTGTGCTCGGCGCGTGGCGGGTCCCCGCCTCCGGACCCGTCATACTCGCGGTGAACCACGCGCACAACCTCGACGGGCCGATGCTGATGGGCACCGCGCCCAGGCCCGTCCACTTCCTGATCAAGAAGGAGGCGTTCGTCGGCCCCCTCGACCCGTTCCTGCGCGGAATCGGGCAGCTGAAGGTGGACCGTACGACCGTCGACCGCACCGCCATCACGCAGGCACTCGGCGTGCTGGCGGACGGCGGGGCACTGGGGATCTTCCCCGAGGGCACCCGGGGCGAAGGGGACTTCGCCTCCCTCCGCGCCGGACTCGCGTACTTCGCGGTCCGCGGCGGGGCGCCGATCGTCCCCGTCGCGGTCCTGGGCAGCACCGAGGCACGCGGACGGCTGATACCGGCGCTGCCCCCGCTGCGCAGCCGGGTCGACGTCGTCTTCGGCGACGCCTTCCGGGCGGGCGACGGCAGCGGGCGGCGGACCAGGAAGGCGCTGGACGAGGCGACCGTGCGTATCCAGGCCGAGCTGACCGCTCACCTGGGGAACGCCAGGCGTCTCACCGGACGCCTGTGA
- a CDS encoding glycosyltransferase family 4 protein: MHISFLLHNAYGIGGTIRTTFTLARTLAEQHDVEIVSVFRHRDDPVLGAPAGVRMSHLVDLRKSSPGYEGAGADHAVPASVFPRGDSRYRQYSRLTDRRIARHLGALEADVVVGTRPGLNIHISRQARRGPVRVGQEHLTLESHGYRLRREIRHRYGLIDALTTVTEADARDYRSRLRLPGVRIEAIPNSVPEPAGPPADGEAKWIVAAGRLHRVKRYDVLIRAFAEVAAARPEWRLRIYGAGDASGNEREPLRALVGELGLAERVSLMGSVDPMEAEWPKGSIAAVTSERESFGMTIVEAMRCGVPVVATDCPHGPAEIIEDGTDGRLVPPGDTAAFARALLGLVDDHALRRRMGRAARESAARFDPALIAERHEALFNDLIARGARGRSQGAMRNAVWRSGGDALDGVYALRHRAAEVIRRGRN, translated from the coding sequence ATGCACATTTCATTCCTGCTCCACAACGCGTACGGCATCGGGGGAACGATCCGTACCACCTTCACGCTCGCCAGGACCCTGGCCGAGCAGCACGACGTCGAGATCGTCTCCGTCTTCCGGCACCGGGACGATCCGGTGCTCGGCGCGCCGGCCGGTGTCCGGATGAGCCATCTCGTCGACCTCCGCAAGTCGAGCCCGGGCTACGAGGGGGCCGGCGCCGACCACGCCGTGCCCGCCTCGGTCTTCCCGCGCGGTGACAGCAGGTACCGGCAGTACAGCAGGCTCACCGACCGGCGCATCGCCCGCCACCTCGGGGCACTGGAGGCCGACGTCGTGGTCGGTACGCGCCCGGGCCTCAACATCCACATCAGCAGGCAGGCACGCCGGGGCCCGGTGCGCGTCGGGCAGGAGCACCTCACCCTGGAGAGCCACGGCTACCGGCTGCGCAGGGAGATAAGGCACCGCTACGGACTCATCGACGCGCTCACGACCGTCACCGAGGCCGACGCGCGCGACTACCGCAGCAGACTGCGACTGCCCGGGGTCAGGATCGAGGCCATCCCCAACAGCGTTCCCGAACCGGCCGGACCTCCCGCCGACGGCGAGGCGAAGTGGATCGTGGCAGCGGGACGCCTGCACCGGGTCAAGCGGTACGACGTCCTGATCCGCGCGTTCGCCGAGGTGGCCGCCGCTCGCCCGGAATGGCGGCTGAGGATCTACGGCGCCGGTGACGCCTCCGGCAACGAACGGGAGCCGCTCCGCGCGCTCGTCGGTGAGCTCGGGCTCGCCGAGCGCGTGTCCCTGATGGGATCGGTCGACCCGATGGAGGCGGAGTGGCCCAAGGGCTCCATCGCGGCCGTCACCTCCGAGCGCGAGTCCTTCGGGATGACCATCGTGGAGGCGATGCGCTGCGGGGTGCCGGTCGTCGCCACGGACTGCCCGCACGGGCCCGCCGAGATCATCGAGGACGGCACGGACGGCCGGCTGGTGCCACCGGGGGACACGGCGGCCTTCGCCCGGGCACTCCTCGGCCTTGTGGACGACCACGCCCTGCGCCGGCGGATGGGCCGGGCAGCGCGCGAGTCCGCCGCCCGGTTCGACCCCGCGCTCATCGCGGAGCGGCACGAGGCGCTCTTCAACGATCTGATCGCGCGCGGTGCCCGGGGCCGCTCGCAGGGCGCGATGCGCAACGCGGTCTGGCGATCCGGCGGCGATGCCCTGGACGGGGTGTACGCGCTGCGCCACAGGGCGGCGGAGGTGATCCGCCGCGGCCGGAACTGA
- a CDS encoding phosphatase PAP2 family protein translates to MRTDIFARLDREPEPPKIEIPRMSRHRIALFGGTLAFYVAIVFAVLVSSWLVALDWKVMLFRPYQQWPGLHAFLDYYVVLGQRGPTAVMVAAWLGWRSWRQHTLRPLLTLGTSLLLLNVTVGAVKLGLGRLGPHYATEIGSAELFAGGDIFPSGHTANAVVTWGILAYLATTPRARRYLSAVSAFVSLGVGLTTVYIGTHWLSDVLLGWAAGLLILLALPWFEPLITRTEVWILSVREQWRARRRLRASVPAAPVGPGPVVVLPQSLSVGEGSQEPAKGQAQTGPAGHPGAARARAHPVRSERTPLTPGGSRRPPHADRAPRGATAQARPVTGGTVSP, encoded by the coding sequence GTGCGTACCGACATCTTTGCCCGTCTGGACCGGGAGCCGGAACCGCCGAAGATAGAGATCCCGCGGATGAGCCGTCACCGCATCGCTCTCTTCGGCGGGACTTTGGCGTTCTATGTCGCCATCGTCTTCGCCGTGCTCGTCTCGTCCTGGCTGGTGGCCCTCGACTGGAAGGTCATGCTGTTCCGGCCGTATCAGCAGTGGCCCGGACTCCATGCCTTCCTCGACTACTACGTCGTGCTCGGACAGCGCGGCCCCACGGCCGTGATGGTCGCCGCCTGGCTCGGCTGGCGCTCCTGGCGCCAGCACACGCTGCGTCCTCTGCTCACCCTCGGGACGTCACTGCTGCTGCTCAACGTGACGGTGGGTGCGGTCAAGCTCGGACTGGGGCGGCTCGGACCTCATTACGCCACGGAGATCGGCTCGGCCGAGCTCTTCGCCGGCGGCGATATATTTCCTTCGGGACACACCGCCAACGCCGTCGTGACCTGGGGGATCCTCGCCTATCTGGCCACCACGCCGCGTGCCAGGCGCTACCTGTCGGCCGTGTCGGCGTTCGTCTCCCTGGGCGTGGGGCTGACCACGGTCTACATCGGCACCCACTGGCTGAGTGACGTGCTGCTGGGCTGGGCGGCCGGCCTGCTGATCCTGCTGGCCCTGCCGTGGTTCGAACCGCTGATCACGCGTACCGAGGTGTGGATCCTGTCGGTGCGCGAGCAGTGGCGGGCCCGGCGCAGGCTCCGGGCCTCCGTTCCGGCAGCCCCCGTGGGGCCGGGACCGGTCGTCGTCCTGCCCCAGTCGCTGAGCGTCGGCGAGGGCTCCCAGGAGCCGGCCAAGGGCCAGGCGCAGACGGGCCCCGCCGGGCATCCGGGGGCGGCCCGGGCGAGGGCGCACCCCGTGCGCTCCGAGCGGACGCCGCTCACCCCGGGCGGCTCGCGCCGTCCGCCGCACGCCGACCGCGCGCCGCGCGGCGCCACCGCTCAGGCCCGTCCCGTCACGGGCGGGACGGTGTCCCCCTGA
- the aroH gene encoding chorismate mutase produces MAVRAVRGAVQLERDEAGHMAERVGELLTAVLERNEIVADDLISVWFTATPDLHSDFPAAAARGLGIVDVPLICAQELDIAGAMPRVVRIMAHVETYLSKAEISHVYLGATGALRKDIAQ; encoded by the coding sequence GTGGCGGTACGAGCGGTCCGTGGAGCCGTCCAGCTGGAGCGGGACGAAGCCGGTCACATGGCCGAGCGCGTGGGCGAGCTGCTCACCGCCGTCCTGGAGCGCAACGAGATCGTCGCCGACGACCTGATCAGCGTCTGGTTCACGGCCACCCCCGACCTCCACAGCGACTTCCCCGCGGCCGCCGCCCGGGGCCTCGGGATCGTCGACGTACCGCTGATCTGCGCCCAGGAACTCGACATCGCCGGTGCCATGCCCCGGGTCGTCCGCATAATGGCCCACGTCGAGACGTACCTCTCCAAAGCGGAGATCAGCCACGTCTACCTCGGCGCCACCGGCGCCCTCCGCAAGGACATCGCCCAGTGA
- a CDS encoding TetR/AcrR family transcriptional regulator, with translation MTPAVTGGSKDPRTARTRARLRAALLEACEEQPPDRVAVAEVVRRAGVGRATFYLHYDDLHALALDACAEAVREAVDALHAWDRTPPGPGDPPRELVALLRGIRGRAALHRSLLGPGGGPLGELLHRELRRRSLDELRRRRPAGSGHDLTASAVAGLFTGVLADWVHGRIDAGPEQLAGQVWRTLLAVHASATSHGQSAVTGEPAAPLG, from the coding sequence ATGACGCCCGCCGTGACCGGCGGCAGCAAGGACCCGAGGACCGCCCGCACCCGCGCCAGGCTCAGGGCCGCCCTGCTGGAGGCCTGCGAGGAGCAGCCGCCCGACCGGGTCGCCGTCGCCGAGGTGGTCCGCCGGGCAGGCGTCGGACGGGCCACCTTCTACCTGCACTACGACGATCTGCACGCGCTCGCCCTGGACGCCTGCGCCGAGGCCGTACGGGAGGCGGTCGACGCCCTGCACGCCTGGGACCGCACCCCGCCCGGCCCCGGGGACCCGCCGCGCGAGCTCGTCGCCCTGCTCCGCGGGATCCGGGGCAGGGCCGCCCTCCACCGGAGCCTCCTGGGACCCGGCGGGGGCCCGCTCGGGGAACTGCTGCACCGGGAGCTCCGCCGCCGCAGCCTCGACGAACTCCGCCGCCGCAGACCCGCGGGGAGCGGCCACGACCTGACCGCGAGCGCCGTGGCCGGACTGTTCACCGGCGTACTCGCCGACTGGGTCCACGGCCGGATCGACGCCGGGCCGGAGCAACTCGCCGGGCAGGTCTGGCGCACGCTCCTCGCCGTGCACGCCTCCGCCACGTCTCACGGACAGAGCGCGGTGACCGGGGAGCCGGCCGCACCTCTAGGCTGA
- the der gene encoding ribosome biogenesis GTPase Der — protein MNDQIHSGGSDHEHGALGDAEYAEFMELAAQEGFDLEDVEGAIGEAGHGPLPVLAVVGRPNVGKSTLVNRILGRREAVVQDKPGVTRDRVTYEAEWAGRRFKLVDTGGWEQDVLGLDASVAAQAEYAISTADAVVFVVDATVGATDTDEAVVRLLRRAKKPVVLCANKVDGQSGEADATALWSLGLGQPHPVSSLHGRGTGDMLDAVLEALPEAPAQTFGNALGGPRRIALIGRPNVGKSSLLNKVANEDRVVVNELAGTTRDPVDELIELGGITWKFIDTAGIRRKVHLQEGADYYASLRTAAAVEKAEVAVILIDSSESISVQDQRIVTMAVEAGRAIVLAFNKWDTLDEERRYYLEREIETELAQVAWAPRVNVSAVTGRHMEKLVPAIETAIEGWETRIPTGRLNAFLGEIVASHPHPVRGGKQPRILFGTQAGTKPPRFVLFSSGFLEHGYRRFVERRLREEFGFEGTPIHMSVRVREKRGRKK, from the coding sequence ATGAACGACCAGATTCACTCCGGCGGCTCGGACCACGAGCACGGAGCACTTGGCGACGCCGAGTACGCGGAGTTCATGGAGCTCGCCGCGCAGGAGGGGTTCGACCTCGAGGACGTCGAGGGCGCGATCGGTGAGGCCGGTCACGGACCGCTTCCCGTGCTCGCCGTCGTCGGCCGCCCGAACGTGGGCAAGTCGACCCTGGTGAACCGCATCCTCGGCCGCCGCGAGGCCGTCGTCCAGGACAAGCCGGGCGTCACCCGCGACCGGGTGACCTACGAGGCGGAGTGGGCGGGCCGCCGCTTCAAGCTCGTCGACACCGGCGGCTGGGAGCAGGACGTGCTGGGCCTCGACGCCTCCGTCGCCGCCCAGGCCGAGTACGCGATCTCGACCGCCGACGCGGTCGTCTTCGTGGTCGACGCCACCGTCGGGGCGACCGACACCGACGAGGCCGTCGTCAGGCTGCTGCGCCGGGCCAAGAAGCCCGTCGTCCTGTGCGCCAACAAGGTCGACGGACAGAGCGGCGAGGCGGACGCCACCGCGCTCTGGTCGCTCGGTCTCGGCCAGCCCCACCCGGTGTCCTCCCTGCACGGGCGCGGCACCGGCGACATGCTGGACGCCGTGCTGGAGGCCCTGCCCGAGGCGCCCGCCCAGACCTTCGGCAACGCGCTCGGCGGCCCGCGCCGCATCGCGCTCATCGGCCGTCCGAACGTCGGCAAGTCCTCGCTGCTGAACAAGGTCGCCAACGAGGACCGCGTCGTCGTCAACGAGCTCGCCGGCACCACCCGCGACCCGGTCGACGAACTCATCGAGCTCGGCGGCATCACCTGGAAGTTCATCGACACGGCCGGTATCCGCCGGAAGGTCCACCTCCAGGAAGGTGCGGACTACTACGCCTCGCTGCGCACCGCGGCCGCCGTGGAGAAGGCCGAGGTCGCCGTCATCCTGATCGACTCCAGCGAGTCGATCAGCGTCCAGGACCAGCGCATCGTCACCATGGCCGTGGAAGCGGGCCGTGCGATCGTGCTCGCCTTCAACAAGTGGGACACCCTCGACGAGGAGCGCCGCTACTACCTGGAGCGCGAGATCGAGACCGAGCTCGCGCAGGTGGCCTGGGCGCCCCGCGTCAACGTCTCCGCGGTGACCGGCCGCCACATGGAGAAGCTGGTCCCGGCGATCGAGACCGCGATCGAGGGCTGGGAGACCCGCATCCCGACGGGCCGGCTGAACGCCTTCCTCGGCGAGATCGTCGCCTCCCACCCGCACCCCGTGCGCGGCGGCAAGCAGCCCCGCATCCTCTTCGGGACCCAGGCCGGCACCAAGCCCCCGCGCTTCGTGCTCTTCTCGTCCGGCTTCCTGGAGCACGGCTACCGCCGCTTCGTCGAGCGCCGTCTGCGCGAGGAGTTCGGCTTCGAGGGCACCCCGATCCACATGTCCGTACGGGTGCGCGAGAAGCGCGGCCGCAAGAAGTGA
- a CDS encoding DUF1304 domain-containing protein has protein sequence MQTAAQVLVALVALIHTYFLVLEMFLWDTPRGRKAFSTTEEFSAQSATLAANQGLYNGFMAAGLVWSLIAADPVGYQAAVFFLSCLIVAGVYGAATVSRKILYVQAAPAALALAVVLAAG, from the coding sequence ATGCAGACCGCCGCCCAGGTGCTGGTCGCGCTCGTCGCACTGATCCACACCTACTTCCTGGTCCTGGAGATGTTCCTCTGGGACACCCCGCGCGGCCGCAAGGCCTTCTCCACCACCGAGGAGTTCTCCGCTCAGAGCGCCACGCTCGCCGCCAACCAGGGGCTCTACAACGGCTTCATGGCCGCCGGACTCGTCTGGAGCCTGATCGCGGCCGACCCCGTCGGGTACCAGGCGGCGGTCTTCTTCCTGAGCTGCCTGATCGTCGCGGGCGTCTACGGGGCGGCCACCGTCAGCCGCAAGATCCTCTACGTCCAGGCGGCGCCCGCCGCACTCGCCCTCGCCGTCGTGCTCGCGGCGGGCTGA
- a CDS encoding MFS transporter, with the protein MTGTSTAVSRLRAAADGANRWVVLVVLCFSLLLVALDATVLHVAVPAVTEDLRPSAVGLLWIVDAYPLVCASLLILFGTLGDRIGRRRVLLIGYALFGIASALAATADSQGMLIAARALLGVGGAMIMPATLSILRQVFPDRRERALAIGVWTAVAAVGAATGPVIGGFLVEHYWWGSVFLINIPLMALILPLGRWLLPESRGGDDGPWDVLGALMAAAGVLGVVLGIKRIGGGEGLVDAATLVPLLVGAALLVLFVRRQKRRTHPLIDITMFARPAFTTSVGCIVLAMLALVGLELIAVQYLQLVLGLSPLETGLRLLPLTFAAMAAGATGSYTLRRVGPRRMVGWGFVLTAASVLLLTLMGQHDRPALLTAAFVLLGFGLQSTLFGAYESMLSEAPAERAGGAAAIGETSYQLGAGMGIALLGSVMNAAYTPGLSRLHEEGVPAPAGAAASRSLGEAYQVAGRLGGPMGDLLRDTARHAFVQGLHITLLVSAGLLLLGALAALRLPRVMDCSTAAESCREPSAAVPEQAAAPGGPGRGAGPRKASGQGRRPVLPARREPAEVAGSGRAAR; encoded by the coding sequence ATGACCGGGACGTCCACAGCCGTGAGCAGGCTGCGCGCTGCGGCCGACGGTGCCAACCGCTGGGTCGTGCTGGTCGTCCTCTGTTTCAGTCTGCTGCTGGTCGCGCTCGACGCGACCGTGCTGCACGTCGCCGTCCCCGCCGTCACCGAGGACCTGCGGCCCAGTGCCGTCGGACTGCTGTGGATCGTGGACGCCTATCCGCTCGTCTGCGCCTCGCTGCTGATCCTCTTCGGCACGCTGGGTGACCGGATCGGCAGACGCCGGGTCCTCCTGATCGGCTACGCGCTGTTCGGGATCGCCTCCGCGCTCGCGGCGACCGCCGACTCGCAGGGCATGCTGATCGCGGCCCGCGCCCTGCTCGGCGTCGGCGGCGCGATGATCATGCCGGCCACGCTGTCGATACTCCGCCAGGTCTTTCCCGACCGCCGGGAGCGGGCCCTCGCCATCGGGGTGTGGACCGCGGTAGCCGCGGTGGGCGCCGCCACCGGACCCGTCATCGGCGGATTCCTCGTCGAGCACTACTGGTGGGGCTCCGTCTTCCTGATCAACATCCCGCTCATGGCGCTGATCCTCCCGCTGGGCCGCTGGCTGCTGCCCGAGTCGCGCGGCGGGGACGACGGTCCCTGGGACGTGCTCGGCGCACTGATGGCCGCCGCCGGTGTCCTCGGGGTCGTCCTCGGGATCAAGCGGATCGGCGGCGGCGAGGGGCTGGTGGACGCCGCCACGCTCGTCCCCCTCCTCGTCGGCGCCGCCCTGCTCGTCCTCTTCGTGCGCCGGCAGAAGCGCCGTACGCATCCGCTGATCGACATCACGATGTTCGCCCGGCCCGCCTTCACCACCTCCGTCGGCTGCATCGTCCTGGCCATGCTCGCCCTGGTCGGCCTCGAACTGATCGCCGTGCAGTACCTCCAGCTCGTCCTCGGCCTCAGCCCGCTGGAGACCGGTCTGCGCCTCCTTCCGCTGACGTTCGCCGCGATGGCGGCGGGAGCCACCGGCTCGTACACCCTGCGCAGGGTCGGCCCGCGCCGGATGGTCGGCTGGGGCTTCGTGCTCACGGCGGCCTCGGTGCTGCTGCTGACCCTGATGGGGCAGCACGACCGGCCCGCGCTGCTCACGGCGGCCTTCGTGCTGCTGGGCTTCGGGCTGCAGTCCACGCTGTTCGGGGCGTACGAGTCCATGCTGAGCGAGGCCCCCGCCGAGCGGGCCGGGGGAGCGGCCGCGATCGGCGAGACGTCCTACCAGCTGGGGGCGGGCATGGGGATCGCCCTGCTCGGCAGCGTCATGAACGCCGCGTACACCCCCGGGCTCTCCCGGCTCCACGAGGAGGGGGTTCCCGCCCCGGCCGGAGCGGCGGCCTCACGCTCGCTCGGCGAGGCCTACCAGGTCGCGGGGCGGCTCGGCGGGCCCATGGGGGACCTGCTGCGGGACACGGCCCGGCATGCCTTCGTGCAGGGGCTGCACATCACGCTCCTGGTCAGCGCCGGTCTGCTGCTGCTCGGCGCCCTGGCGGCGCTGCGCCTGCCGCGGGTCATGGACTGCTCCACCGCGGCGGAGTCCTGCCGGGAGCCGTCGGCCGCGGTGCCGGAGCAGGCCGCCGCACCGGGCGGCCCGGGCCGGGGAGCGGGGCCGCGCAAGGCGTCCGGGCAGGGGCGCAGGCCGGTGCTGCCCGCGCGCCGCGAACCGGCCGAGGTGGCGGGCTCTGGACGGGCCGCACGCTGA